In the Deltaproteobacteria bacterium genome, CGGCTTGACTCTTTATCGACACGACTATCAGATCTCAACCCGGTATCAAATGGCCGCCCCCCTTCCTCCGCCTGCCCCGTGACGGGGGTCGATCCGTAATCGATCATCATCCCCGGCACCGGGGCCTGCATACCGGGACCGCCGAGGATAACCTCTTCCCCCCAATGGTGGACCTGCCCTCCCCGTTCTCTTTTGCTGTGCCGGACCGCCCGGATCAGGATTTTCAGATCCGTATCCATCTCCGCCAGGGGATGATTGAGGTCCATGGTGATCATTTCTTCTCCAATGTCAATCACCCGCATAGGAAGAATATTCTCAGGATAAATCCCAGGGACCCCGGTCATCAGCCCACAGGGATAGAAACGGCCCAACCGGGGTGTAATCGGGCTCTCGTTTCCGGCCGTTTTCCCGAACTGTTCAGGACGGATCTGATGAATCAGGTTCTTCTCCCGGGGCGGGATCATGGTTCCGGCAGGAAAGTGGAAGGCAAGCTCCTCCCCCTCCGATCGGCCCATAAGTTCTTCCATAACCCCGTCGGGCAAGAGGTCGCGCCAGGTATTCAGGCGGGGGACATAAAAACCGTCGTGGTGAGAAACATTCCGGCTCGCCCAGTTCAGGGTCAGGTCCAATTCTACAAGTGAGTGATCATCGATTCGGGTCATACAGGGCACCTCCACGTATAGACATAAAAGGAATTCTCCTTCATATTGCCTGAAACGCCCTTCGAAAACAACACCCGATTCACACCTCCCGGATATCACTGCTTCCGGGTTGTACCACCGGGCCGGGACAAGGCCGGATACGTCACAAAAAAAGGAGGGAGACATATCTCTCCCTCCTTTTCAGGTCAATGGGTTCGAGTCAATGGATATCAAGATCAGCCGCCGACATATCCCCCGGAAAAGTCTTTCTCTTTGGAAAAGTCCATCGTGGGCACGGACGCCGTGCTTTCCACATTTTCATGGAACCGTTCCCAGTCAAAGGGACAGGCCCGCTCCAGAATCTCCAGTTTCCAGTCAATCGTCTTAATGATTTCACGGAGATGACCAGCATGATCGTGGACCGCAACCTTGTCCTTCCCGGTCAAGCCTTCCACCTGATCAACAAAACCGAGCAGCCGGTTTTTCATCCCATAAAGTTCCACACAAAGTGAATCACAGTAGTTTCTAATATCATTTTTAGCAGCCATAATCTCGTCTCCTAAATTCCGGCATCAAGCCCCTTAAGGGAACGCCGTTTCAAGTCCTTCTTCCCAAGAAAGTTTTCCTCTCCATCAGGCCCAGCCTCTCTTCCGGATCCAGGGCGCCTCTTCCACTTCTTATTCACTACTTAACCGGAAATTCCTGATCTTGTCAACCGTGATCAAACTGTTATTCTTCGGTAAAGTTTTTCCCTCAATGATCGACAAATGGGAGGAAGAATGCCGCCCGGAGAATCCCCGGGAAAGGCTCTCTTCCATACCATCCACTCATAACTAAAGATTCAGATGCACCTTACAAAGAGTTTTCAAAGTTGGCAAAAAATACGGCGCCGCAGAAAGGACGGTTGAAATCCAGACGGAATTGATGTATTTTACGGAACGCATCTGTTGGAG is a window encoding:
- a CDS encoding methyltransferase domain-containing protein; the encoded protein is MTRIDDHSLVELDLTLNWASRNVSHHDGFYVPRLNTWRDLLPDGVMEELMGRSEGEELAFHFPAGTMIPPREKNLIHQIRPEQFGKTAGNESPITPRLGRFYPCGLMTGVPGIYPENILPMRVIDIGEEMITMDLNHPLAEMDTDLKILIRAVRHSKRERGGQVHHWGEEVILGGPGMQAPVPGMMIDYGSTPVTGQAEEGGRPFDTGLRSDSRVDKESSRILGEVYREQVKPGSRILDLMSGARSHLPRGEEKEVVGLGRDEGDMAENPLLTRRVVHDLNEASGLPFPENSFDLVLLSHSMESLRRPEQVIGEVHRVLQPGGSFMVGFTDCWFSTEAMPLWMELHPFERLGWVLSLLSAAGFGDCFTRTYRNRSRPYEDPHYSVSAKSDPVLIAGGIKKG